The genomic stretch CAATTCAAAAGACCGAAATTTTACCGAATAATTTTTCGGTTTTTGTGGGTCAAAATAATCATGGCAAAACTAACTTTTTTGAATCAATAGAATGGTTTTATACCGCGAAATCATCCAAAGCAGACGAGCATTTTAATAAAGATGAAACAAATAAAATATCTGTAGAAATCTTTTTTGAAGATGTAGTCGAATCTGATATTGAAAAATTAACTACTGACGCAAACAAAACAAAAATAAAAACAATGCTTGGCGAGCATAAAAATTTTTCTGTTTTGAAAACCAGCACAGATCATAAAAGAAAATATTTTGTTAATGACGAAGACAAGGGTAATCCGTCTGGCTTAGACACAGCTATAAATGAATTTTTACCAAAATTAGAATACGTGAATACAAAAATATGTCTTGATGATGTTTCAAAGTATAAAGACAAAAATCCAATAGGCACAATGCTATCAGGAGTCTTAACTGCAATTATTGAAAATTCTCAGGATTATATAGATTTTAAAGCACAATTTTCAAAATTATTTGATAGCGACTCCTCTGAAGTGCGGCAAGAATTAGACAAGCTGGGAACAAAAGTTGAAATATATTTGCAAAAACAATTTCCAGACGGTACAAAAGTTAAATTCGGAGTTAATCCTCCAAATTTTAACGACTTGCTAAAAAGTTTTGACACAACAGTTGATGATGGTATTGAAACAAAGGCGGAAGATAAAGGCGATGGAATGCAAAGAGCTATAATGCTATCAATTATTCAAGCATTCGCAGATTATAGAAAAGAAAAGAGTGGTGGCGGAACATTTCTATTTTTAATTGACGAGGCAGAATTACATCTACACCCTTCGGCCCAACGAGCGTTGAAAAAAGCCTTGATTGATATTTGCACAACCGATCAAGTTTTTATCAATACTCATTCATCGGTTTTAGTGGTAGAAGATAATAAATGTCAAAAAATTTTTAAAGTAGAAAAAACAAATAAGATTACCGACATAACAGAAGTTGGCGAAGCAGAAAAAATTGATGTTATTTTTGATTTATTAGGTGGCAGTCCTTCCGATCTTTTTTTGCCAAGAAATTTTTTAATCGTCGAAGGCAGAAGTGAATTTGAATTTATAAATTGCATAATCAAACGTTTTTATATTTCAAAATACAAAGGAATAAAAATAATTTTTGCGGGTGGCGATATTGACGAGCAAGAACCAAGCTTACTCGCTGTCCACAAACTTTTTGTACCATTGGCAGGATCTGATAATCCGATATATAAAGACAAGGCAGTAGTACTAATTGATAAACCAAACAGCAAACAACAAACAAAATATGATCAATTCAAAGCTGGCTATCCATATTTATTTGAGAATAAACAGGTTTTTGAA from Patescibacteria group bacterium encodes the following:
- a CDS encoding AAA family ATPase, yielding MKISKIITENYRSIQKTEILPNNFSVFVGQNNHGKTNFFESIEWFYTAKSSKADEHFNKDETNKISVEIFFEDVVESDIEKLTTDANKTKIKTMLGEHKNFSVLKTSTDHKRKYFVNDEDKGNPSGLDTAINEFLPKLEYVNTKICLDDVSKYKDKNPIGTMLSGVLTAIIENSQDYIDFKAQFSKLFDSDSSEVRQELDKLGTKVEIYLQKQFPDGTKVKFGVNPPNFNDLLKSFDTTVDDGIETKAEDKGDGMQRAIMLSIIQAFADYRKEKSGGGTFLFLIDEAELHLHPSAQRALKKALIDICTTDQVFINTHSSVLVVEDNKCQKIFKVEKTNKITDITEVGEAEKIDVIFDLLGGSPSDLFLPRNFLIVEGRSEFEFINCIIKRFYISKYKGIKIIFAGGDIDEQEPSLLAVHKLFVPLAGSDNPIYKDKAVVLIDKPNSKQQTKYDQFKAGYPYLFENKQVFELDVETLEQYYPNGYKKAKNEIDANKKVEYTKEVATNITKEQFESEMKIIFDALEAVNTKGFNPN